One Rosa chinensis cultivar Old Blush chromosome 5, RchiOBHm-V2, whole genome shotgun sequence genomic region harbors:
- the LOC112164337 gene encoding lysosomal beta glucosidase, which yields METAENLNCIYRNPNEPIEARVKDLLSRMTLKEKVGQMTQIERQVATPSAIKDFSIGSVISGAGSGPFRKALSADWADMVDGFQRCALETRLRIPLIYGIDAVHGNNGVFGAPGATIFPHSVGLGATRDADLAQRIGEATALEVRASN from the exons ATGGAAACAGCTGAGAACTTAAATTGCATATACAGAAACCCAAACGAACCCATTGAAGCTCGAGTCAAGGACCTCCTTTCTCGCATGACTTTGAAAGAAAAGGTGGGGCAGATGACCCAGATAGAGCGTCAGGTCGCTACACCTTCTGCCATTAAAGACTTCTCAATCG GGAGTGTAATCAGTGGTGCAGGAAGTGGGCCGTTTAGGAAGGCTTTATCGGCGGACTGGGCCGATATGGTTGACGGGTTTCAGAGGTGTGCGCTGGAAACCCGGCTCCGGATTCCATTGATATATGGGATTGATGCTGTTCATGGGAACAATGGAGTCTTTGGTGCGCCTGGTGCCACTATATTTCCTCACAGTGTTGGTCTTGGGGCTACCAG AGATGCGGATTTGGCTCAAAGGATTGGTGAGGCAACTGCTCTTGAAGTCAGGGCCAGCAACTAA